In a single window of the Papaver somniferum cultivar HN1 chromosome 8, ASM357369v1, whole genome shotgun sequence genome:
- the LOC113304421 gene encoding E3 ubiquitin-protein ligase At1g12760-like, whose product METTTRTSNSPTADIIEPLLGNSNRGGGEDGSNNGNRINRSSSSGLRGAARFLRRASSRRMMREPSMLVRETAAEQLEERQSDWAYSRPVVVLDILWNFAFVIIAVVFLILGRNEKPALPLRLWICGYALQCILHMVFVCVEYKRRNPPQRLAPIVGTGGNQSSGSLSTSSQEGSSDSHEYLVEQQQQQQEGGVSSSTSSAAKHLESANTMFSFIWWIIGFYWVSAGGQTLTTDAPQLYWLCIVFLAFDVFFVVFCVALACVIGIAVCCCLPCIIAILYAVADQEGASKDDIDQLPKFKFRKIGDFEKQSGEVQGPFGGIMTECNTDAPVEHILSLENAECCICLSAYDDGAELRELPCRHHFHCACIDKWLFINATCPLCKYNILKTGSNGREQV is encoded by the exons ATGGAGACAACAACAAGAACATCAAATTCACCAACAGCGGATATCATAGAACCACTATTAGGCAATTCAAATCgaggtggaggagaagatggtAGTAACAATGGAAACAGAATCAATCGAAGTTCTTCATCGGGTTTACGCGGAGCAGCAAGGTTTTTACGAAGAGCAAGTAGTAGAAGAATGATGAGAGAACCGTCAATGTTAGTAAGAGAAACAGCAGCAGAACAATTAGAAGAAAGACAAAGTGATTGGGCATATTCAAGACCTGTTGTTGTTCTagacatattatggaattttgctTTTGTTATTATTGCTGTTGTTTTCTTGATTTTGGGTAGAAATGAAAAACCAGCTTTGCCATTGAGATTATGGATTTGTGGTTATGCTCTTCAGTGTATACTTCATATGGTTTTCGTTTGTGTTGAGTATAAACGAAGAAATCCACCGCAGCGGTTGGCTCCGATTGTTGGGACTGGTGGGAATCAGAGTAGTGGGAGTTTGAGTACTAGTTCTCAGGAGGGATCTAGTGATTCTCATGAATATCTTGttgaacaacagcaacagcaacaagaagGGGGTGTCAGTTCTTCTACTTCCAG TGCTGCTAAGCATTTGGAGTCTGCTAATACGATGTTTTCATTCATATGGTGGATTATTGGATTCTATTGGGTATCTGCTGGTGGCCAGACATTGACAACTGATGCTCCTCAGCTTTACTG GTTATGTATTGTATTTTTGGCGTTTGATGTTTTCTTTGTGGTATTCTGTGTTGCCCTGGCATGTGTTATTGGTATTGCTGTTTGCTGCTGTCTTCCATGTATAATTGCTATCTTATACGCTGTGGCAGATCAG GAAGGTGCATCCAAGGATGACATTGATCAACTACCAAAGTTCAAATTCCGAAAAATTGGTGATTTTGAGAAACAGAGCGGTGAGGTACAGGGGCCATTCGGAGGAATCATGACTGAGTGCAACACTGATGCACCTGTAGAGCACATTCTCTCTTTGGAGAATGCA GAATGTTGCATCTGTCTTTCTGCCTATGATGATGGAGCTGAGCTGCGTGAGCTTCCTTGTCGCCACCATTTTCACTGTGCGTGCATTGATAAGTGGTTATTTATAAATGCCACCTGTCCTCTCTGTAAGTATAACATCTTAAAGACTGGCAGCAATGGAAGAGAGCAAGTATAG